The proteins below come from a single Oryzomicrobium terrae genomic window:
- a CDS encoding bile acid:sodium symporter family protein — protein MPAFSLGQTLWRTFNRVIRDWFLVGMLGAVALASLFPSLGKSGGLLHIDQVTDVGIALVFFLHGLGLSMTSLRDGLLRWRVHVLVQLFTFAVFPLLWWLANAALGDRVSPGLVLGFCYLCALPSTISSSVAMTGLARGNVPAAIFNATLSTLLGVVMTPLLITLLVGNMLDGGNGAGGHAHSLTDASLAIARLLLLPLVAGMALRPALHKWHVRFKRYTNLLDRFVILLLVFGAFCNSVASGVWRDQGLEVLGETLAGVAVLLAIVLALTTWTARRLGFATEDEITAVFCGSKKTLASGVPMAKLLFGAHPALGLIVLPIMLYHQLQLFVCSVLASRYGARER, from the coding sequence ATGCCCGCCTTCTCCCTCGGCCAGACCCTCTGGCGCACCTTCAACCGGGTCATCCGCGACTGGTTCCTGGTCGGCATGCTCGGCGCCGTGGCCCTGGCCAGCCTGTTTCCCAGCCTGGGCAAGAGCGGCGGCCTGCTGCACATCGACCAGGTCACCGACGTGGGCATCGCCCTGGTGTTTTTCCTTCACGGCCTGGGGCTGTCCATGACCAGCCTGCGCGACGGCCTGCTGCGCTGGCGGGTGCATGTGCTGGTGCAGCTATTCACCTTCGCCGTCTTTCCGCTCCTGTGGTGGCTTGCCAACGCCGCCCTGGGCGACCGGGTGTCGCCCGGGCTGGTGCTGGGCTTTTGCTACCTGTGCGCCCTGCCGTCCACCATCTCGTCGTCGGTGGCCATGACCGGCCTGGCCCGGGGCAACGTGCCGGCGGCGATCTTCAACGCCACCCTGTCCACCCTGCTCGGCGTCGTCATGACCCCCCTGCTCATCACCCTGCTGGTGGGCAACATGCTCGATGGCGGCAACGGTGCCGGCGGCCACGCTCATTCCCTGACCGACGCTTCGCTGGCCATCGCCCGCCTGCTGCTCCTGCCCCTGGTGGCGGGCATGGCGCTACGCCCGGCGCTGCACAAATGGCACGTCCGGTTCAAGCGCTACACCAACCTGCTCGACCGCTTCGTCATCCTGCTGCTGGTGTTCGGCGCCTTCTGCAACTCGGTGGCTTCCGGCGTGTGGCGCGACCAGGGGCTGGAGGTGCTGGGCGAGACCCTGGCCGGCGTGGCGGTGCTGCTCGCCATCGTCCTCGCCCTCACCACCTGGACCGCCCGGCGCCTGGGCTTCGCCACCGAGGACGAAATTACCGCCGTGTTCTGCGGCTCGAAAAAGACCCTGGCCTCCGGCGTGCCCATGGCCAAGCTGCTGTTCGGCGCCCACCCGGCCCTGGGGCTGATCGTGCTGCCGATCATGCTCTACCACCAGCTGCAGTTGTTCGTCTGCTCGGTGCTCGCCTCCCGCTACGGCGCGCGGGAGAGGTGA
- a CDS encoding pilus assembly protein: MQRHVLRRLARYSALFLALVGSLALAGTDIADTPMAVKNNVAPNFMFMVDSSGSMRNIVPEAPYSPTATYLASCPNGNRQVPAGTSVDLRITGGVPKIYYGNNSYTLGSASNSQRCFDNNATYSARLLADQPCGGGTTCPTSLDAVYTGHYLNWFFGNYDGPLTGWVDRKKLSNASYAVHTRLEIAQIAAKATLDALPLPTSGSTQAKVRVGLSAYNSSDGGSLLRGIADLTTTNLAAMKTAIDGLDASGSTPLSETLADIGQYFTIPYTGNLTLHPNGTPSIASVASTFKQGTSSPHKLAGAPSTCSGTSCPVQYWCQRSYAILLTDGRPQNDIGLANNANLCDYAGVIGSCPTTGKNQYGQKTTTTHIGHLGGAHSYESGGSDYLDDVAQALYEIDLRPDLAAPAGRSKKNNVRTYTVGFADAQAKDDPLLQETAAEGGGLFLTADDTTTLTTAFKKAMDDALSKDGASSAVAVVNTQITVDNTAYASKYSSGDWSGDLEAFSLNTTTGLPITPSVWSAQAKLDARTAANRNIVTYSGTGGAVFSAASTGLAAPLVNYLRGDRSLEGSTYRRRGHLLGDIVNAEPVVVKYGDTPVIFQGANDGMLHVFNGSISASDTQQGQELWAYVPRLLLNKLSTLADPNYAHQFYVDATPAIADVPGASSTTKVLVGGLGKGGRGYYALDITSGTAASESAYAAKVLWEALGSDSRMGYSYGTPLIINTPSGWRVLVASGYNNGSDTSGDGHGRVFVLNPTTGAVTNVIDTGVGNAATPAGLTYLAKPNGALATDVISYVYGGDLLGNVWRFNLNDWSAVHIATLTDGAGNAQAITSAPVVGPVNASASKYFVYVGTGQYLGDSDVPGNTPQNAHATQTQSVYGIIDDTSVVSPPLPNIRGGNGSTCPSGGGTGAFVCQNPGTAQNNNTEYTNTTYGLSATQTGWYFDLPIANARVVTHPQLSSGGALVITVNVPTNTTCDPGGSSWFVNVDAANGGAIPTTYNGNTYWPSFSFQGYALSSRAVIVETADGKRAVIRFSDQTFKSPAVREPPKPPGAAPAVWRRIYWRELM, encoded by the coding sequence ATGCAACGTCACGTCCTGAGGCGCCTGGCCCGCTACTCGGCCCTGTTTTTGGCCCTGGTAGGCTCCCTGGCGCTGGCCGGTACCGATATCGCCGACACCCCGATGGCGGTGAAGAACAACGTCGCGCCGAACTTCATGTTCATGGTCGACAGCTCCGGGTCGATGCGCAACATCGTGCCCGAGGCCCCCTACAGCCCGACGGCCACGTATCTGGCCAGCTGCCCGAACGGCAACCGCCAGGTGCCAGCCGGCACCTCCGTGGATCTGCGCATCACCGGCGGCGTGCCGAAGATCTATTACGGCAACAACAGCTATACCCTGGGGAGTGCCAGCAACTCCCAGCGCTGTTTTGACAATAACGCCACCTACAGCGCCCGCCTACTGGCCGATCAACCGTGCGGCGGTGGCACCACTTGTCCCACCTCCCTGGATGCCGTCTATACCGGCCATTACCTGAACTGGTTTTTCGGCAATTACGACGGGCCCCTTACTGGCTGGGTGGACCGCAAGAAACTGAGTAACGCCAGCTACGCCGTGCATACCCGGCTGGAAATCGCCCAGATTGCCGCCAAGGCGACCCTGGATGCCCTGCCGTTGCCCACCAGCGGCTCGACCCAGGCCAAGGTGCGGGTTGGCCTGAGCGCTTACAACAGCTCGGATGGTGGCTCGCTGCTGCGTGGCATCGCCGACCTGACGACCACCAACCTGGCGGCGATGAAGACCGCCATCGACGGCCTGGATGCTTCCGGCAGCACCCCCCTGTCCGAGACCCTGGCCGATATCGGCCAGTACTTCACCATCCCCTATACCGGCAACCTGACCCTGCATCCGAATGGCACACCGTCGATTGCCAGCGTTGCCAGTACGTTCAAGCAGGGAACGAGCTCGCCGCACAAGCTGGCTGGCGCGCCCAGCACGTGCTCCGGTACGTCTTGCCCGGTGCAGTACTGGTGCCAGCGCTCCTATGCGATCCTGCTCACCGATGGCCGTCCGCAGAACGACATCGGCTTGGCGAACAACGCTAACCTGTGCGACTACGCCGGGGTCATCGGTTCCTGCCCCACCACGGGGAAAAACCAGTATGGCCAGAAGACCACCACCACCCATATCGGCCATTTGGGCGGGGCACACAGTTATGAAAGCGGCGGCAGCGACTATCTGGATGACGTTGCCCAGGCGCTCTATGAGATAGACCTGCGGCCGGACCTGGCGGCGCCGGCGGGCCGCAGCAAAAAGAATAACGTCCGTACCTACACCGTCGGTTTTGCCGACGCCCAGGCGAAGGACGATCCCTTGCTGCAGGAGACCGCGGCGGAAGGCGGCGGCCTGTTCCTCACCGCCGACGACACCACCACCCTGACCACGGCGTTCAAGAAGGCCATGGACGATGCCCTGTCCAAGGACGGTGCCTCTTCGGCGGTGGCGGTGGTCAACACCCAGATCACCGTGGACAACACGGCCTATGCTTCCAAGTACAGTTCGGGCGACTGGAGCGGCGACCTGGAGGCCTTTTCCCTCAACACCACCACCGGCCTGCCCATCACCCCGAGCGTCTGGTCGGCCCAGGCCAAGCTCGATGCGCGTACTGCGGCCAACCGCAACATCGTCACCTATTCGGGCACTGGCGGGGCGGTCTTTTCGGCCGCCTCCACCGGCCTTGCCGCGCCCCTGGTGAACTACCTGCGCGGTGACCGCAGCCTGGAAGGCTCCACCTACCGCCGCCGCGGCCATCTGCTCGGCGACATCGTCAATGCCGAACCGGTGGTGGTGAAATACGGCGACACCCCGGTCATTTTCCAGGGCGCCAACGACGGCATGCTGCACGTCTTCAACGGCAGCATCAGCGCCTCCGACACCCAGCAGGGACAGGAGCTGTGGGCCTACGTGCCGCGCCTGCTGCTCAACAAGCTGAGCACCCTGGCCGATCCCAACTACGCCCACCAGTTCTACGTGGATGCCACGCCGGCGATTGCCGACGTGCCGGGGGCGAGCAGCACGACCAAGGTGCTGGTCGGCGGATTGGGCAAGGGCGGGCGCGGCTATTACGCCCTCGACATTACCAGCGGCACTGCCGCCTCGGAATCGGCCTACGCCGCCAAGGTGTTGTGGGAGGCCTTGGGCAGCGACAGCCGCATGGGCTACAGCTACGGCACGCCGCTGATCATCAACACGCCGTCCGGCTGGCGCGTGCTGGTGGCCTCGGGCTACAACAACGGTTCCGATACCTCCGGCGACGGCCACGGCCGGGTGTTCGTGCTCAATCCCACCACCGGCGCGGTGACCAACGTGATCGATACCGGCGTCGGCAATGCCGCCACGCCGGCCGGTCTGACCTACCTGGCCAAGCCCAACGGGGCCCTGGCCACGGACGTGATTTCCTACGTCTATGGTGGCGATCTGCTGGGCAACGTCTGGCGCTTCAACCTCAACGACTGGTCGGCGGTCCACATCGCCACCCTGACCGACGGGGCCGGCAACGCCCAGGCGATTACGTCGGCGCCGGTGGTCGGGCCGGTCAATGCATCGGCCAGCAAGTACTTCGTCTATGTCGGTACCGGCCAGTATCTGGGCGACAGCGACGTGCCCGGCAATACCCCGCAAAACGCCCATGCGACCCAGACCCAGTCGGTCTACGGCATCATCGACGACACCAGCGTCGTGTCGCCCCCTCTGCCCAACATTCGCGGTGGCAACGGTTCCACCTGCCCGTCCGGCGGCGGCACCGGCGCCTTCGTTTGCCAGAACCCCGGCACGGCACAGAACAACAACACCGAGTACACCAACACGACCTATGGCTTGAGCGCCACCCAGACCGGCTGGTACTTCGACCTGCCCATCGCCAACGCCCGGGTCGTCACCCATCCCCAGCTGAGCTCCGGCGGTGCCCTGGTGATCACGGTCAACGTGCCAACCAACACCACCTGCGATCCGGGGGGCTCCAGCTGGTTCGTCAACGTCGATGCCGCCAATGGCGGCGCCATTCCCACGACCTACAACGGCAATACCTACTGGCCGTCCTTCTCCTTCCAGGGCTACGCCTTGTCCAGCCGGGCGGTGATCGTGGAAACGGCCGACGGCAAGCGGGCGGTGATCCGTTTCTCCGATCAGACCTTCAAGTCCCCCGCGGTGCGCGAGCCGCCCAAACCCCCCGGTGCGGCTCCGGCGGTGTGGCGTCGCATATACTGGCGCGAATTGATGTAA
- a CDS encoding CidA/LrgA family protein, whose protein sequence is MLAALTQLLIFQLIGEVLARWLDLPVPGPVIGMLLLFATLVLGDGPSHELQSTSQGILQHLSLLFVPAGTGVMVHFHRLEAEWLPIVLSLVVSTLLTLAVTALVMKAVAARRGPGAPAAPRGEGV, encoded by the coding sequence ATGCTCGCTGCCCTGACCCAACTCCTCATCTTCCAGCTGATCGGCGAGGTGCTCGCCCGCTGGCTCGACCTGCCGGTGCCGGGCCCGGTGATCGGCATGCTGCTGCTGTTCGCCACCCTGGTGCTCGGCGACGGCCCCAGCCACGAATTGCAATCCACCTCCCAGGGCATCCTGCAACACCTCTCCCTGCTGTTCGTGCCCGCCGGCACCGGGGTGATGGTGCATTTCCACCGCCTGGAGGCGGAATGGCTGCCCATCGTCCTTTCCCTGGTGGTCAGCACCCTGCTCACCCTGGCGGTAACCGCCCTGGTGATGAAGGCCGTGGCGGCGCGGCGCGGGCCGGGCGCCCCGGCGGCGCCCCGCGGGGAGGGTGTGTGA
- a CDS encoding nucleoside recognition family protein → MELLIDAILKAGRSAVELSLFILLPVMVVMLSLMRLLEAKGVLDWAVARIAPLLKPVGLTGLGVFAALQINFVSFAAPVATLTMMDQRGASPRHLAATLAMVMAMAQANTTFPLAALGLSYTPTLLLSVLGGLAAAAVTYYGFGRHLSSAEAPLDETLHHRTAEDAKGVLDVINHAGAEAFKIAVGSIPMLVLSLTVVMLLRAFGAIDLLTALLGPAMAALHLDPALILLTLTKVLAGGTAMMGVMDEMLRQGHASVLLLNQGAGFLINPLDVAGVAILISAGKRVAAVWKPAVLGGCIGILLRTAGHILLA, encoded by the coding sequence ATGGAACTGCTCATCGACGCCATCCTCAAGGCTGGCCGCTCCGCCGTCGAACTGTCCCTCTTCATCCTGCTGCCGGTGATGGTGGTGATGCTCTCCCTGATGCGCCTGCTCGAAGCCAAGGGCGTACTCGACTGGGCCGTGGCGCGCATTGCCCCGCTGCTGAAACCCGTGGGCCTGACCGGCCTGGGCGTATTCGCCGCCCTGCAGATCAACTTCGTCAGCTTCGCCGCCCCGGTGGCCACCCTGACCATGATGGACCAGCGCGGCGCCTCGCCGCGCCACCTGGCTGCCACCCTGGCCATGGTGATGGCCATGGCCCAGGCCAACACCACTTTTCCCCTGGCCGCCCTGGGCCTGAGCTACACCCCCACCCTGCTACTCTCGGTGCTGGGCGGACTGGCGGCGGCGGCCGTCACCTACTACGGCTTCGGCCGCCACCTGAGCAGCGCCGAGGCGCCCCTGGACGAAACCCTGCACCACCGCACCGCCGAGGACGCCAAGGGGGTGCTGGACGTGATCAACCATGCCGGTGCCGAGGCCTTCAAGATCGCCGTGGGCTCGATCCCCATGCTGGTGCTGTCGCTCACCGTGGTGATGCTGCTGCGCGCCTTCGGCGCCATCGACCTGCTCACCGCCCTGCTCGGCCCGGCCATGGCCGCCCTGCACCTGGACCCGGCCCTGATCCTGCTCACCCTGACCAAGGTGCTGGCCGGCGGCACGGCCATGATGGGGGTGATGGACGAGATGCTGCGCCAGGGCCACGCCAGCGTGCTGCTGCTCAACCAGGGCGCCGGCTTCCTCATCAACCCCCTGGACGTGGCCGGGGTGGCCATCCTCATCTCCGCCGGCAAGCGCGTCGCCGCGGTGTGGAAGCCCGCCGTGCTGGGGGGCTGCATCGGCATCCTGCTGCGCACCGCCGGCCACATCCTGCTCGCCTGA
- a CDS encoding acetylornithine transaminase has product MDFSPADAQPLMWITARPDLVFVEGRGSWLTDHRGKRYLDFVQGWAVNCLGHGHPAIVDALAAQAGKLINPSPAFYNEPSLKLARGLTEHSGFDRVFFASTGAEANEGAIKLARKWGKVHKGGAFEIITFTGSFHGRTLATMSASGKPGWDTLFAPQVPGFPKATLNDLASVEALIGPNTVAVMLEPVQGEGGVVPATTEFLQALRHLTTERGLLLIVDEVQTGMGRTGALFAHQHAGIEPDIMTLGKGIGGGVPLSALLAKEAVCCFEAGDQGGTYNGNPLMAAVGVAVLDTLTAPGFLAEVAALGDYLGVKLRELSDELGLNGERGQGLLRALLLADERGPAVVEAARNLAPEGLLLNAPRPHLLRFMPALNVTREEIDRMIGMLRPLLAK; this is encoded by the coding sequence ATGGATTTTTCCCCCGCCGACGCCCAGCCCCTGATGTGGATCACCGCCCGCCCCGACCTGGTGTTCGTCGAGGGACGAGGCTCCTGGCTCACCGATCACCGGGGCAAGCGTTACCTGGACTTCGTCCAGGGCTGGGCGGTGAACTGCCTGGGCCACGGCCACCCGGCCATCGTTGACGCCCTGGCCGCCCAGGCCGGCAAGCTGATCAACCCCAGCCCGGCCTTCTACAACGAACCGTCGCTCAAGCTCGCCCGGGGCCTCACCGAGCACTCCGGCTTCGACCGGGTGTTCTTCGCCAGCACCGGGGCCGAGGCCAACGAGGGCGCCATCAAGCTGGCGCGCAAATGGGGCAAGGTGCACAAGGGTGGCGCCTTCGAAATCATCACCTTCACCGGCAGCTTCCACGGCCGCACCCTCGCCACCATGTCCGCCTCGGGCAAGCCCGGCTGGGACACCCTGTTCGCCCCCCAGGTGCCCGGTTTCCCCAAGGCCACCCTCAACGACCTGGCTTCGGTCGAAGCCCTGATCGGCCCCAACACCGTGGCGGTGATGCTGGAGCCGGTCCAGGGCGAAGGCGGCGTGGTGCCCGCCACCACCGAATTCCTCCAGGCCCTGCGCCACCTCACTACCGAGCGCGGCCTGCTGCTGATCGTGGACGAGGTGCAGACCGGCATGGGTCGCACCGGCGCCCTGTTCGCCCACCAGCACGCCGGTATCGAGCCGGACATCATGACCCTGGGCAAGGGCATCGGCGGCGGCGTGCCCCTGTCGGCCCTACTCGCCAAGGAAGCCGTGTGCTGCTTCGAGGCCGGCGACCAGGGCGGCACCTACAACGGCAACCCGCTGATGGCCGCAGTGGGCGTGGCCGTGCTCGACACCCTCACCGCCCCGGGCTTCCTCGCCGAAGTCGCCGCCCTGGGCGACTACCTGGGCGTCAAGCTGCGTGAGCTGTCCGACGAATTGGGCCTGAACGGCGAGCGCGGCCAGGGCCTGCTGCGTGCCCTGCTGCTCGCCGACGAACGCGGCCCGGCGGTGGTGGAAGCCGCCCGCAACCTGGCCCCCGAAGGCCTGCTGCTCAACGCCCCCCGCCCCCACCTGCTGCGCTTCATGCCGGCCCTCAACGTCACCCGGGAAGAGATCGACCGGATGATCGGGATGCTGCGGCCGCTGCTGGCGAAGTAA
- a CDS encoding LrgB family protein, whose product MPSLITPQPLSAIWVYLSASPLMGLTVTLLAYQGAFWVYKRAGFHPLANPVLLAVVTLVTLLTVTGVPYQRYFDGAQFVHFLLGPATVALALPLHAQLKKVWSMIVPVLVALVVGCLVAALSAIVIGHLFGASTATLMSLAPKSVTMPIAMGIAERNGGLPSLAAVLVMVTGILGAVTAPYLFNAMGLKDPAVRGFAIGVAAHGIGTARAFQSSEQAGAFSALAMGLNGALTALLLPVILPWVRVWTG is encoded by the coding sequence ATGCCCAGCCTCATTACCCCCCAGCCCCTGTCCGCCATCTGGGTGTACCTGTCGGCCTCGCCCCTGATGGGCCTCACCGTCACCCTGCTCGCCTACCAGGGCGCCTTCTGGGTGTACAAGCGGGCCGGCTTCCATCCTCTGGCCAACCCGGTGCTGCTCGCCGTGGTCACCCTGGTGACCCTGCTCACCGTCACCGGTGTGCCCTACCAGCGCTACTTCGACGGCGCCCAGTTCGTGCACTTCCTGCTCGGCCCGGCCACCGTGGCCCTGGCCCTGCCGCTGCACGCCCAGCTCAAGAAGGTGTGGTCGATGATCGTCCCGGTACTGGTGGCCCTGGTGGTGGGCTGCCTGGTGGCCGCTCTCTCCGCCATCGTCATCGGCCACCTGTTCGGTGCCAGCACCGCCACCCTGATGTCCCTGGCCCCCAAGTCGGTGACCATGCCCATCGCCATGGGCATCGCCGAGCGCAACGGCGGCCTGCCCTCCCTGGCGGCGGTGCTGGTGATGGTCACCGGCATCCTCGGTGCGGTGACCGCGCCATACCTGTTCAACGCCATGGGCCTCAAGGACCCGGCGGTGCGCGGCTTCGCCATCGGCGTGGCAGCCCACGGTATCGGTACCGCCCGGGCCTTTCAATCCAGCGAGCAGGCCGGCGCCTTCTCGGCCCTGGCCATGGGCCTGAACGGCGCCCTCACCGCCCTGCTGCTGCCGGTGATTCTGCCCTGGGTGCGAGTATGGACAGGGTGA
- a CDS encoding PilW family protein, which translates to MAVSPCSAPTARRWRQRGISLVELMVGLVIGMLVVLAVTGSVAVLNQQRKTTISGGDAQESARTALGVIDRAARLAGAGLFNNGQLLCSSINIYYDGTTLANGAPLLPIKITDGGAGGSDKITVTYADAKGGSGVVNVVEDMPNTSANFVVNHQGSLQVGDLAVVGVPGSNRPCTLFQITDFPPGGGTCGGVTTSCLKVQHNPGSTGKYNPANPNTAFADAPRYGYVNAPPTVIGPAIIARLGKLVQDTYAVMCNSLVSYDATMAGVNAPSCTASPAAFANVIPQVGDVVQIQAQYGISASANSDVVTSWVDATGATWAAPTSADAMRIKAVRIAVVARGREPASGNVTAAVSSGFPDAAAPAIDLSTVTVPAGKTWQNYRYRVYQSVIPLRNVAWNQ; encoded by the coding sequence ATGGCGGTTTCTCCTTGTTCCGCACCCACCGCCCGCCGGTGGCGGCAGCGCGGTATTTCCCTGGTGGAATTGATGGTCGGTCTGGTGATCGGCATGCTCGTCGTTCTGGCCGTGACCGGCTCGGTGGCGGTGCTCAACCAGCAGCGCAAGACCACCATTTCCGGCGGGGATGCCCAGGAAAGCGCCCGCACCGCCCTCGGCGTGATCGACCGGGCCGCCCGCCTGGCCGGGGCTGGCTTGTTCAACAACGGCCAGCTGCTGTGCAGCAGCATCAACATCTATTACGACGGCACCACCCTGGCCAACGGCGCACCGTTGCTGCCGATCAAGATCACCGATGGCGGTGCGGGCGGGTCGGACAAGATCACCGTGACCTACGCCGATGCCAAGGGGGGTAGTGGCGTGGTCAACGTGGTGGAAGACATGCCAAACACCTCGGCCAACTTCGTCGTCAATCACCAGGGCAGTCTGCAGGTCGGCGACCTGGCTGTCGTCGGCGTACCGGGCAGCAACCGGCCGTGCACCCTGTTCCAGATTACCGATTTCCCCCCGGGGGGCGGTACCTGTGGTGGGGTGACGACCTCGTGTCTGAAAGTGCAGCACAACCCGGGCAGCACCGGAAAATACAACCCGGCCAATCCCAACACCGCCTTTGCCGATGCGCCGCGCTATGGCTACGTCAACGCGCCGCCCACCGTCATCGGCCCGGCCATCATTGCCCGCCTGGGCAAGCTGGTCCAGGACACGTATGCCGTGATGTGCAATTCCCTGGTGTCCTACGACGCCACCATGGCCGGGGTGAATGCCCCGTCGTGCACGGCCTCGCCGGCCGCCTTCGCCAACGTCATCCCCCAGGTGGGCGACGTGGTGCAGATCCAGGCCCAGTATGGTATTTCCGCCAGCGCCAACAGCGATGTGGTGACGTCCTGGGTCGACGCTACCGGGGCCACTTGGGCGGCCCCCACCAGTGCCGACGCGATGCGCATCAAAGCGGTGCGCATCGCCGTCGTGGCGCGGGGGCGGGAGCCGGCTTCGGGGAACGTGACGGCAGCCGTATCCAGTGGATTTCCCGATGCCGCCGCGCCGGCGATCGATCTGAGCACGGTTACCGTTCCCGCCGGCAAGACTTGGCAGAACTATCGTTACCGGGTCTACCAGAGCGTGATCCCCCTGAGGAACGTGGCATGGAATCAGTAA
- a CDS encoding AraC family transcriptional regulator → MKRPVPTLAALPRPLYNRSESLPDGSWTEVHRHPWCQFSYAISGVLGVRTPAGNHVALPRYGVWIPPGVDHQVESHRPTEMRSLYLTPEVAARMPAECRVLEVTPLARELIRAVAALPVEYDPAGEDGRLVQVLIDQLARLPAAAFTLPLPADGRLAALCAALQADPDDRRTLADWAAEAGASERTLARRFLQDTGLTFREWRQRLRLLMSLAALEAGESVTAVALSHGYDSPSAFTAAFRVFFGTTPGELRG, encoded by the coding sequence ATGAAACGCCCCGTTCCCACCCTCGCCGCCCTGCCCCGGCCCCTCTACAACCGCAGCGAATCCCTGCCCGACGGGTCGTGGACCGAGGTGCACCGCCACCCCTGGTGCCAGTTCTCCTACGCCATCAGCGGCGTGCTCGGGGTGCGCACCCCCGCCGGTAACCACGTGGCCCTGCCCCGCTACGGGGTGTGGATTCCGCCCGGGGTGGACCATCAGGTGGAATCCCACCGCCCCACCGAGATGCGCAGCCTGTACCTGACCCCCGAGGTGGCCGCCCGCATGCCCGCCGAGTGCCGGGTGCTGGAGGTGACGCCCCTAGCCCGGGAGCTGATCCGCGCCGTGGCAGCGTTGCCGGTGGAGTACGACCCGGCCGGCGAGGACGGCCGCCTGGTCCAGGTGCTGATCGACCAACTGGCCCGCCTGCCCGCCGCCGCCTTCACCCTGCCCCTGCCGGCGGACGGGCGGCTGGCGGCGCTGTGCGCGGCGCTCCAGGCCGATCCGGACGACCGCCGCACCCTGGCCGACTGGGCGGCCGAGGCCGGCGCCTCGGAGCGCACCCTGGCGCGGCGCTTCCTCCAGGACACCGGGCTGACCTTCCGCGAATGGCGCCAGCGCCTGCGCTTGCTCATGTCCCTGGCCGCCCTGGAGGCGGGCGAGAGCGTCACCGCCGTGGCCCTGTCCCACGGCTACGACTCGCCCTCGGCGTTCACCGCTGCCTTCCGCGTTTTCTTCGGCACCACGCCCGGCGAACTACGGGGCTGA
- a CDS encoding energy transducer TonB: MHARLPLCLALSAAAHLLLLVVAPSEARPERYGPPLQALLAAPGSAAPAAADPLPAVDDTPQAQPATDLAAESTAALSPLAETAPGATQPAPAASPGQAVPAYFAPTELDRRASVSAAPDLPLPTEEVPPGHVRLRLFLNERGSVDRVEVEESTLPAGFTDQLRGEYARLKFTPAQRQGLPVPSWLRFEVVYEAHPAP, translated from the coding sequence ATGCACGCCCGCTTACCGCTTTGCCTGGCCCTCTCCGCGGCCGCCCACCTGCTGTTGCTTGTTGTCGCACCGAGCGAGGCGCGCCCGGAGCGTTACGGGCCGCCGCTCCAGGCTCTGCTCGCGGCGCCCGGAAGTGCCGCTCCGGCCGCCGCTGATCCCCTTCCCGCTGTGGATGACACCCCCCAGGCGCAACCCGCGACGGACCTTGCCGCCGAATCCACGGCGGCTCTTTCCCCGCTGGCCGAAACAGCCCCCGGCGCGACTCAACCGGCGCCTGCTGCCTCGCCTGGACAGGCTGTTCCAGCCTATTTCGCTCCCACGGAGTTGGATCGCCGGGCCAGCGTCAGCGCTGCACCCGACCTGCCCCTGCCGACCGAAGAAGTCCCCCCGGGCCATGTGCGCCTGCGCCTCTTCCTCAACGAGCGAGGTAGCGTGGACCGAGTCGAGGTGGAGGAGAGCACCCTGCCTGCCGGCTTCACCGATCAACTGCGTGGCGAATATGCCCGGTTGAAGTTCACCCCCGCCCAGCGCCAGGGGCTGCCGGTGCCGAGTTGGCTGCGTTTCGAGGTCGTCTACGAAGCGCATCCGGCTCCATGA